The following coding sequences lie in one Leucobacter allii genomic window:
- the rplV gene encoding 50S ribosomal protein L22, with translation MVESIARVRHIRITPQKARRVVDLVRGKNAQEALAILKFAPQAASEPIFKLVASAIANARVKADKENLRLNEDELVIARAFVDEGATLKRFRPRAQGRAFRINKRTSHITIVLQSADELAAAKKGA, from the coding sequence ATGGTGGAGTCGATCGCACGCGTGCGTCATATCCGCATCACCCCCCAGAAGGCCCGTCGCGTCGTTGACCTGGTCCGCGGGAAGAACGCTCAGGAGGCGCTCGCCATCCTGAAGTTCGCCCCGCAGGCCGCCTCGGAGCCCATTTTCAAGCTGGTGGCCTCGGCGATCGCGAACGCGCGCGTCAAGGCCGACAAGGAGAACCTGCGTCTCAACGAGGACGAGCTGGTCATCGCTCGCGCCTTCGTGGACGAGGGCGCCACGCTCAAGCGTTTCCGCCCCCGGGCGCAGGGACGCGCGTTCCGCATCAACAAGCGCACCAGCCACATCACGATCGTGCTGCAGTCGGCCGACGAGCTCGCTGCCGCGAAGAAGGGAGCCTAA
- the rplB gene encoding 50S ribosomal protein L2 — translation MAIRKYKPTTPGRRGSSVADFAEITRSTPEKSLLRPLPKTGGRNNQGRITTRHIGGGHKRQYRVIDFRRNDKDGVNAKVAHIEYDPNRTARIALLHFEDGTKRYIIAPNKLKQGDVVESGAGADIKPGNNLPLRNIPTGTVIHAIELKPGGGAKLARSAGASVRLVAKDGPYAQLRLPSGEIRNVDVRCRATVGEVGNAEQSNINWGKAGRMRWKGVRPTVRGVVMNPVDHPHGGGEGRTSGGRHPVSPWGQKEGRTRHPNKESDKLIVRRRPTGKKR, via the coding sequence ATGGCTATTCGCAAGTACAAGCCGACGACCCCGGGTCGTCGCGGGTCGAGCGTCGCTGATTTCGCCGAGATCACCCGCTCCACGCCCGAGAAGTCGCTGCTCCGCCCGCTCCCCAAGACGGGCGGCCGCAACAACCAGGGCCGCATCACCACGCGCCACATCGGCGGCGGGCACAAGCGCCAGTACCGCGTCATCGACTTCCGTCGCAATGACAAGGACGGCGTGAACGCCAAGGTCGCGCACATCGAGTACGACCCGAACCGCACGGCGCGCATCGCGCTGCTGCACTTCGAGGACGGCACGAAGCGCTACATCATCGCTCCGAACAAGCTGAAGCAGGGCGACGTCGTCGAGTCGGGCGCCGGCGCGGACATCAAGCCGGGCAACAACCTGCCGCTGCGCAACATCCCCACCGGTACGGTCATCCACGCGATCGAGCTGAAGCCGGGCGGGGGCGCGAAGCTCGCGCGTTCCGCCGGCGCGTCCGTCCGCCTCGTGGCGAAGGACGGCCCCTACGCCCAGCTGCGCCTGCCCTCAGGCGAGATCCGCAACGTCGACGTGCGCTGCCGCGCCACGGTCGGCGAGGTGGGCAACGCCGAGCAGTCGAACATCAACTGGGGCAAGGCCGGCCGCATGCGGTGGAAGGGCGTCCGCCCGACCGTCCGCGGCGTCGTCATGAACCCGGTCGACCACCCGCACGGCGGCGGCGAGGGCCGCACCTCCGGCGGCCGTCACCCGGTCAGCCCGTGGGGTCAGAAGGAAGGCCGTACGCGCCATCCGAACAAGGAAAGCGACAAGCTCATCGTGCGTCGCCGTCCGACCGGCAAGAAGCGTTAA
- the rplW gene encoding 50S ribosomal protein L23 → MSFNKSAHDVIIRPIVSEKSYGLIDANGQYTFEVQPEANKTEIKLAIEQVFDVKVQKVRTLTRKGKTRRTKFGTGKRKDTKRAIVTLKSGSIDIFTAAL, encoded by the coding sequence GTGAGCTTCAACAAGTCCGCACACGACGTCATCATCCGCCCCATCGTCTCGGAGAAGAGCTACGGTCTCATCGACGCCAACGGCCAGTACACCTTCGAGGTGCAGCCCGAGGCGAACAAGACCGAGATCAAGCTCGCGATCGAGCAGGTCTTCGACGTGAAGGTCCAGAAGGTCCGCACGCTCACCCGCAAGGGGAAGACCCGTCGCACGAAGTTCGGCACCGGCAAGCGCAAGGACACCAAGCGCGCGATCGTCACGCTGAAGTCGGGCTCCATCGACATCTTCACGGCTGCGCTGTAG
- a CDS encoding polysaccharide biosynthesis protein, with protein MPQTAGERIAHFARQYGLLFLLDAAAWAVGILAALVLRFDFELFRIHWGWTLAVIGVTVALQLAAGWVFWLYRNRYAIGSFDEVRALVIDITAVMVVAWVFAYLVGYGNGIPRSALIIAAPITFSLMGVARYVLRLYAERQLMPGAEAERVLIYGAGYLGVQTVKRLLTDAAGAALPVGFIDDDPAKRHQDVRGVRVLGGFDDLADAIRETRATKLIVCIGDADAALMRRVDRAADRAGISALVLPPLDQILNNVSAISDVRQLSIEDLIGRHPVRLETESIASYLQGRRVLVTGAGGSIGAELCRQLVRFAPDELIMLDRDETALQETQLSISGHGLLDTSDVVLADIRDADALRLLFAERRPEVVFHAAALKHLPMLEQYPDEAWKTNVLGTLNVLRAARGAGVGTFVNVSTDKAANPTSVLGHSKRVAEKLTAWMAEQTGERYLSVRFGNVIGSRGSMLPTFRKLIDAGGPLTVTHPEVTRFFMTIPEACQLVIQAGGIGRPGEVLILDMGEPVSILDVAKRMIAQSGKPVEIVFTGLRHGEKLHEELIGVGEGDERPFHPKITHAHVDTIAPEVLDHEGWIARMDLTREAEERVQ; from the coding sequence GTGCCGCAGACCGCCGGTGAACGGATCGCCCACTTCGCCCGTCAGTACGGCCTGCTGTTCCTGCTGGACGCGGCGGCCTGGGCGGTGGGGATCCTCGCGGCCCTCGTGCTCCGCTTCGACTTCGAGCTCTTCCGCATCCACTGGGGGTGGACGCTCGCGGTGATCGGCGTGACGGTGGCGCTGCAGCTCGCGGCCGGCTGGGTCTTCTGGCTCTACCGCAACCGCTACGCGATCGGCTCCTTCGACGAGGTGCGCGCGCTCGTCATCGACATCACCGCCGTGATGGTCGTCGCCTGGGTCTTCGCGTACCTCGTCGGCTACGGCAACGGCATCCCGCGCAGCGCACTCATCATCGCGGCCCCCATCACCTTCAGCCTCATGGGCGTCGCCCGCTACGTGCTCAGGCTCTACGCCGAGCGCCAGCTCATGCCGGGCGCCGAGGCGGAGCGCGTGCTCATCTACGGCGCCGGGTACCTGGGCGTGCAGACGGTGAAGCGCCTGCTCACCGATGCCGCGGGCGCGGCCCTGCCTGTCGGCTTCATCGACGACGATCCCGCCAAGCGGCACCAGGACGTGCGCGGTGTGCGGGTGCTCGGCGGCTTCGACGACCTCGCCGACGCGATCCGGGAGACCCGGGCGACGAAGCTCATCGTGTGCATCGGCGACGCCGACGCCGCGCTGATGCGTCGCGTCGACCGCGCCGCGGATCGCGCGGGCATCTCCGCGCTCGTGCTGCCGCCGCTCGACCAGATCCTCAACAACGTCTCCGCGATCTCCGACGTCCGCCAGCTCTCGATCGAGGATCTCATCGGCCGGCACCCCGTGCGGCTCGAGACGGAGTCGATCGCGTCCTACCTGCAGGGGAGGCGCGTGCTCGTGACGGGAGCGGGCGGGTCGATCGGCGCCGAGCTCTGCCGGCAGCTCGTCCGCTTCGCCCCCGACGAGCTCATCATGCTCGACCGGGACGAGACCGCGCTGCAGGAGACGCAGCTGTCCATCAGCGGCCACGGGCTGCTGGACACGAGCGACGTGGTGCTCGCGGACATCCGCGATGCCGACGCCCTCCGCCTGCTGTTCGCCGAGCGCCGCCCGGAGGTCGTGTTCCACGCCGCCGCGCTCAAGCACCTGCCGATGCTCGAGCAGTACCCCGACGAGGCGTGGAAGACCAACGTGCTCGGCACGCTCAACGTCCTCCGCGCGGCCCGGGGCGCGGGCGTCGGCACCTTCGTGAACGTCTCGACCGACAAGGCCGCGAACCCGACGAGCGTCCTCGGCCACTCCAAGCGCGTCGCGGAGAAGCTCACGGCCTGGATGGCGGAGCAGACGGGGGAGCGCTACCTGTCCGTCCGATTCGGCAACGTCATCGGCAGCCGGGGCTCGATGCTGCCGACCTTCCGGAAGCTCATCGACGCCGGCGGACCGCTCACGGTGACGCACCCCGAGGTGACGCGGTTCTTCATGACGATCCCCGAGGCCTGCCAGCTCGTGATCCAGGCGGGGGGCATCGGGCGGCCGGGCGAGGTGCTCATCCTCGACATGGGGGAGCCCGTGAGCATCCTCGACGTCGCCAAGCGGATGATCGCGCAGTCCGGCAAGCCCGTCGAGATCGTGTTCACGGGGCTGCGGCACGGCGAGAAGCTCCACGAGGAGCTCATCGGCGTCGGGGAGGGCGACGAGCGCCCCTTCCATCCGAAGATCACGCACGCGCACGTCGACACGATCGCGCCCGAGGTACTCGATCACGAGGGCTGGATCGCCCGGATGGATCTCACCCGAGAGGCCGAGGAGCGCGTGCAGTGA
- the tuf gene encoding elongation factor Tu, whose translation MAKAKFERTKPHVNIGTIGHVDHGKTTLTAAISKTLADKFPSDVNVQRDFDTIDSAPEERQRGITINISHVEYETDKRHYAHVDAPGHADYIKNMITGAAQMDGAILVVAATDGMMAQTKEHILLAKQVGVPYLLVALNKSDMVDDEEILELVEMEVREELSKQGYPGDDVPVVRVSGYEALQGTEKWVDSVLELMQAVDDNIPDPVRDKDKPFLMPVEDVFTITGRGTVVTGRAERGTLKINSEVEIVGLRPTQKTTVTGIEMFHKQLDEAWAGENCGLLLRGTKREDVERGQVVVAPGSITPHTKFEGTAYILKKDEGGRHNPFETNYRPQFYFRTTDVTGVITLPEDKPMVMPGDTTDMTVELIQPIAMEEGLGFAIREGGRTVGAGTVTKVVE comes from the coding sequence GTGGCGAAGGCCAAGTTCGAGCGGACTAAGCCGCACGTAAACATCGGTACGATCGGTCACGTCGACCACGGTAAGACCACTCTTACCGCGGCGATCTCGAAGACCCTCGCTGACAAGTTCCCGTCTGACGTCAACGTGCAGCGCGACTTCGACACGATCGACTCGGCTCCCGAGGAGCGCCAGCGCGGCATCACCATCAACATCTCGCACGTCGAGTACGAGACCGACAAGCGCCACTACGCGCACGTCGACGCGCCGGGTCACGCCGACTACATCAAGAACATGATCACCGGTGCCGCTCAGATGGACGGCGCGATCCTCGTGGTCGCGGCGACCGACGGCATGATGGCGCAGACCAAGGAGCACATCCTGCTCGCCAAGCAGGTCGGCGTCCCCTACCTGCTCGTCGCCCTGAACAAGAGCGACATGGTCGACGACGAGGAGATCCTCGAGCTCGTCGAGATGGAGGTCCGCGAGGAGCTCTCCAAGCAGGGCTACCCGGGCGACGACGTCCCCGTGGTCCGCGTCTCCGGCTACGAGGCGCTCCAGGGCACCGAGAAGTGGGTCGACTCCGTCCTCGAGCTCATGCAGGCCGTCGATGACAACATCCCCGACCCGGTGCGCGACAAGGACAAGCCGTTCCTCATGCCCGTCGAGGACGTCTTCACCATCACCGGTCGCGGCACGGTCGTCACGGGCCGCGCCGAGCGCGGCACGCTGAAGATCAACTCCGAGGTCGAGATCGTGGGCCTGCGTCCGACGCAGAAGACCACCGTCACCGGCATCGAGATGTTCCACAAGCAGCTCGACGAGGCGTGGGCCGGCGAGAACTGCGGCCTCCTCCTCCGCGGCACCAAGCGCGAGGATGTGGAGCGCGGCCAGGTCGTCGTCGCACCCGGCTCGATCACCCCGCACACCAAGTTCGAGGGCACTGCCTACATCCTCAAGAAGGACGAGGGCGGCCGCCACAACCCGTTCGAGACGAACTACCGTCCGCAGTTCTACTTCCGTACGACTGACGTGACCGGTGTCATCACCCTGCCCGAGGACAAGCCGATGGTCATGCCCGGCGACACCACCGACATGACGGTCGAGCTCATCCAGCCGATCGCCATGGAGGAGGGCCTCGGCTTCGCGATCCGCGAGGGCGGCCGCACCGTCGGCGCCGGCACGGTGACCAAGGTCGTCGAGTAA
- a CDS encoding UDP-phosphate alpha-N-acetyl-D-fucosaminephosphotransferase yields the protein MTPIAIAAVAGAVTLLLSLALPFAVRPLLVRLGVMDVPNARSSHARPVLRGLGLAVLLALAAGGGLGAALLAHPENALPGATTLVIVVAGSALAGALGLAEDLRGLSVRARSALLIAIALGASLALILSSREGDGSVPVVGGGAAFGWTGAAFTAGLPWWGLALLAVYAVLFISSYINVANFMDGLNGISGFHGVIAGLAFAAAGWLTALPWLLIAGLVLAAGFGGFLPWNLSRRGAFLGDVGSYLLGGAVAVTSFAALVSGVPLLAAIGPMVIPFGDVAVTLVKRVRAGRRWDEPHKEHAYQRIQQLGYSHLQASGLAAGCTLLVSLLGLGSLFTGLIGTIALFLGGLAVLVCYLLLPRLLPERS from the coding sequence GTGACCCCGATCGCCATCGCGGCGGTCGCGGGCGCCGTCACCCTGCTGCTGAGCCTCGCGCTGCCGTTCGCGGTGCGGCCGCTCCTCGTGCGGCTCGGGGTCATGGACGTGCCGAACGCCCGCTCCTCGCATGCGCGACCGGTGCTGCGCGGCCTCGGCCTCGCGGTGCTCCTCGCTCTGGCGGCGGGCGGCGGGCTCGGCGCGGCGCTCCTCGCCCACCCCGAGAACGCCCTCCCCGGCGCGACGACGCTCGTGATCGTGGTCGCGGGCTCGGCGCTCGCGGGAGCGCTCGGGCTCGCCGAGGATCTGCGCGGCCTGAGCGTCCGTGCGCGCAGCGCGCTGCTCATCGCCATCGCCCTGGGGGCGTCGCTCGCGCTCATCCTCAGCTCGCGCGAGGGCGACGGCTCGGTGCCCGTGGTCGGCGGGGGTGCCGCCTTCGGGTGGACCGGCGCCGCGTTCACGGCCGGGCTGCCGTGGTGGGGCCTCGCCCTCCTGGCCGTCTACGCGGTGCTCTTCATCTCGAGCTACATCAACGTCGCGAACTTCATGGACGGGCTCAACGGGATCAGCGGCTTCCACGGCGTGATCGCGGGGCTCGCGTTCGCCGCCGCGGGCTGGCTCACGGCCCTGCCGTGGCTGCTCATCGCGGGCCTCGTGCTCGCGGCGGGATTCGGCGGCTTCCTGCCGTGGAACCTCAGCCGCCGCGGCGCGTTCCTCGGCGACGTCGGCAGCTACCTGCTCGGGGGCGCGGTGGCCGTCACGAGCTTCGCCGCGCTCGTCTCCGGCGTGCCCCTGCTGGCCGCCATCGGTCCGATGGTGATCCCCTTCGGCGACGTCGCGGTGACGCTCGTGAAGCGGGTGCGGGCGGGCAGGCGCTGGGACGAGCCGCACAAGGAGCACGCCTACCAGCGCATCCAGCAGCTCGGCTACAGCCACCTGCAGGCCTCGGGGCTTGCCGCGGGGTGCACGCTCCTCGTCTCGCTGCTCGGCCTCGGCTCCCTCTTCACCGGCCTCATCGGCACGATCGCGCTGTTCCTCGGGGGGCTGGCCGTGCTCGTCTGCTATCTGCTACTGCCCCGTCTGCTGCCCGAGCGCAGCTGA
- the rplD gene encoding 50S ribosomal protein L4, with translation MATATKLEVLDAQGKQAGSVELPEAIFGAETNVPLIHQVVTAQLAAARQGTHKTKNRGEVSGSGVKPFKQKGTGRARQGSVRAPEHRGGGVVHGPVPRDYAQRTPKKMIAAALTGLLSDRARANRLHVVEGFGIGEKPSTKTAREFLASVAPGKRVLVIIDREDEVTALSVRNLQHVHVLFQDQLNAYDVVVSDDLVFTKAAFDAFVAGRAAKEDSK, from the coding sequence ATGGCTACCGCTACCAAGCTCGAGGTGCTCGACGCCCAGGGGAAGCAGGCCGGTTCGGTCGAGCTCCCCGAGGCGATCTTCGGCGCCGAGACCAACGTCCCGCTGATCCATCAGGTGGTCACCGCGCAGCTCGCAGCCGCGCGTCAGGGCACGCACAAGACCAAGAACCGCGGCGAGGTCTCCGGTTCGGGCGTCAAGCCGTTCAAGCAGAAGGGCACCGGCCGCGCCCGTCAGGGTTCGGTCCGCGCTCCTGAGCACCGCGGCGGCGGCGTCGTGCACGGCCCGGTGCCGCGCGACTACGCCCAGCGCACCCCGAAGAAGATGATCGCCGCGGCGCTCACCGGCCTGCTCTCGGATCGCGCCCGCGCGAACCGCCTGCACGTCGTCGAGGGCTTCGGCATCGGCGAGAAGCCCAGCACGAAGACCGCGCGCGAGTTCCTCGCCTCGGTCGCGCCGGGCAAGCGCGTCCTCGTGATCATCGATCGCGAGGACGAGGTCACCGCGCTCAGCGTGCGCAACCTGCAGCACGTCCACGTGCTGTTCCAGGATCAGCTCAACGCATACGACGTGGTCGTCAGCGACGATCTCGTCTTCACCAAGGCGGCCTTCGACGCGTTCGTCGCCGGCCGCGCCGCCAAGGAGGACTCGAAGTGA
- the rpsS gene encoding 30S ribosomal protein S19: protein MPRSLKKGPFVDNHLLNKVVAQNEAGTKNVIKTWSRRSMIIPAMLGHTIAVHDGRKHIPVFVTETMVGHKLGEFAPTRTFRGHVKDDKKGRRR from the coding sequence ATGCCTCGTAGTCTCAAGAAGGGCCCCTTCGTCGACAACCACCTGCTGAACAAGGTGGTCGCCCAGAACGAAGCCGGCACCAAGAACGTGATCAAGACCTGGTCGCGCCGCTCGATGATCATCCCCGCCATGCTGGGGCACACCATCGCGGTGCACGACGGTCGGAAGCACATCCCCGTGTTCGTCACGGAGACCATGGTCGGTCACAAGCTGGGCGAGTTCGCGCCCACGCGTACCTTCCGCGGTCACGTGAAGGACGACAAGAAGGGCCGTCGCCGCTAA
- the rplC gene encoding 50S ribosomal protein L3 gives MSVARNVKGLLGTKLGMTQVWDENGKVVPVTVIEVAPNVVTQIRTPEVDGYSAVQIAAGQIDPRKVNKPSAGHFEKAGVTPRRHLTEVRTADAAEYALGQELTVDATFEAGQKIDVVGTSKGKGFAGTMKRHNFKGVSASHGAHRNHRKPGSIGGAATPGRVFKGQRMAGRMGGERVTVQNLTVQAIDAEKGLILVKGAVPGGRGRLVFVRNAVKGA, from the coding sequence ATGTCAGTAGCACGTAACGTGAAGGGTCTCCTGGGCACCAAGCTCGGCATGACGCAGGTCTGGGACGAGAACGGCAAGGTCGTTCCCGTCACGGTCATCGAGGTGGCGCCGAACGTCGTCACCCAGATCCGCACCCCCGAGGTCGACGGCTACAGCGCCGTGCAGATCGCCGCGGGTCAGATCGATCCCCGCAAGGTCAACAAGCCCTCCGCCGGCCACTTCGAGAAGGCCGGGGTCACCCCGCGCCGTCACCTCACCGAGGTCCGCACCGCGGATGCCGCGGAGTACGCGCTGGGCCAGGAGCTCACCGTGGACGCCACCTTCGAGGCCGGTCAGAAGATCGACGTCGTCGGCACCTCCAAGGGCAAGGGCTTCGCCGGAACCATGAAGCGCCACAACTTCAAGGGCGTCTCGGCATCGCACGGCGCGCACCGCAACCACCGCAAGCCGGGCTCCATCGGCGGCGCCGCGACCCCGGGTCGCGTGTTCAAGGGCCAGCGCATGGCCGGCCGCATGGGCGGGGAGCGCGTCACCGTGCAGAACCTCACCGTGCAGGCGATCGACGCCGAGAAGGGGCTCATCCTGGTCAAGGGTGCGGTTCCCGGCGGTCGCGGTCGTCTCGTTTTCGTTCGCAACGCAGTGAAGGGGGCGTAG
- the rpsC gene encoding 30S ribosomal protein S3 — translation MGQKIHPYGFRLGVTTDHVSRWFSDSTKKGQRYADYLAEDIKIRQHLTKQLDRAGVSRVEIERTRDRVRVDIHSARPGIVIGRRGAEAERIRADLEKLTGKQIQLNILEVKNPEADAQLVAQGIAEQLAARVAFRRAMRKGLQGAQRAGAKGIRIQVSGRLGGAEMSRSEFYREGRVPLHTLRANIDYGFYEAKTTFGRIGVKVWIYKGDLTNKELAREQAAQKPSRDRGDRRRAPRGAQAEAAPAAAGAEK, via the coding sequence ATGGGCCAGAAGATTCATCCCTACGGCTTCCGCCTCGGGGTCACCACGGACCACGTGTCCCGCTGGTTCTCGGACTCGACCAAGAAGGGTCAGCGCTACGCCGACTACCTGGCCGAGGACATCAAGATCCGCCAGCACCTGACGAAGCAGCTCGATCGCGCGGGCGTCTCGCGCGTCGAGATCGAGCGCACCCGCGACCGCGTCCGCGTGGACATCCACTCGGCGCGTCCCGGCATCGTCATCGGCCGCCGCGGCGCCGAGGCCGAGCGCATCCGCGCCGACCTCGAGAAGCTCACCGGCAAGCAGATCCAGCTGAACATCCTCGAGGTGAAGAACCCCGAGGCCGATGCTCAGCTCGTCGCGCAGGGCATCGCCGAGCAGCTCGCCGCGCGCGTGGCCTTCCGCCGCGCGATGCGCAAGGGCCTGCAGGGCGCCCAGCGCGCCGGCGCCAAGGGCATCCGCATCCAGGTCTCCGGCCGCCTCGGCGGCGCCGAGATGAGCCGTTCGGAGTTCTACCGCGAGGGGCGCGTGCCGCTGCACACCCTCCGCGCGAACATCGACTACGGCTTCTACGAGGCGAAGACCACCTTCGGCCGCATCGGCGTGAAGGTCTGGATCTACAAGGGCGACCTGACCAACAAGGAACTCGCCCGCGAGCAGGCGGCCCAGAAGCCGTCCCGCGACCGCGGCGACCGCCGCCGTGCGCCCCGTGGCGCGCAGGCCGAGGCTGCACCCGCTGCAGCAGGAGCGGAGAAGTAA
- the fusA gene encoding elongation factor G — MAQDVLTDLSKVRNIGIMAHIDAGKTTTTERILFYTGVNHKLGETHDGASTTDWMEQEKERGITITSAAVTCFWNQNQINIIDTPGHVDFTVEVERSLRVLDGAVAVFDGKEGVEPQSETVWRQADKYGVPRICFVNKMDKMGADFYFTVDTIVSRLGAKPLVMQLPIGSESDFIGVVDLLSMQAFVWEGDAKGDVSLGAAYETQEIPAELRAKAEEYRAQLVETVAETDDALLEKFFGGEELTIDELKAGIRKLVVNNEIYPVYCGSAFKNRGIQPMLDAVVDFLPNPLDIGSIEAHDPRDEEIVIERKPSADEPFSALAFKIAVHPFFGRLTYVRVYSGQLDSGAQVINSTKGKKERIGKIFQMHANKEMPVDSLTAGNIYAVIGLKDTTTGDTLSDPSNQVVLESMTFPEPVIEVAIEPKTKGDQEKLGVAIQKLAEEDPTFRVSLNAETGQTVIAGMGELHLDILVDRMKREFKVEANVGKPQVAYRETIRREVPKYDYTHKKQTGGSGQFAKVQISLAPLDAEEAGDKTYEFEDKVTGGRVPREYIPSVDAGIQDAMQYGILAGFPVVNVKAQLLDGQYHDVDSSEMAFKIAGSMAFKEAARLAQPVLLEPMMAVEVRTPEEYMGDVIGDLNSRRGQVQSMEDASGVKVVRALVPLSEMFGYIGDLRSKTSGRAVFSMTFDSYAEVPKAVAEEIVQKAKGE; from the coding sequence GTGGCACAAGACGTGCTCACCGACCTGAGCAAGGTCCGCAACATCGGCATCATGGCCCACATCGATGCCGGCAAGACCACCACGACCGAGCGCATCCTGTTCTACACGGGTGTCAACCACAAGCTGGGCGAGACCCACGACGGCGCTTCGACCACCGACTGGATGGAGCAGGAGAAGGAACGCGGCATCACGATCACCAGCGCCGCGGTGACCTGCTTCTGGAACCAGAACCAGATCAACATCATCGACACGCCGGGTCACGTCGACTTCACCGTCGAGGTGGAGCGCTCGCTCCGCGTGCTCGACGGCGCCGTCGCCGTCTTCGACGGCAAGGAGGGCGTCGAGCCCCAGTCCGAGACCGTCTGGCGCCAGGCCGACAAGTACGGCGTCCCGCGCATCTGCTTCGTCAACAAGATGGACAAGATGGGCGCCGACTTCTACTTCACGGTCGACACCATCGTCAGCCGCCTCGGCGCCAAGCCGCTCGTGATGCAGCTCCCCATCGGCTCCGAGTCCGACTTCATCGGCGTCGTGGACCTGCTCTCGATGCAGGCCTTCGTCTGGGAGGGCGACGCCAAGGGCGACGTGTCCCTGGGCGCGGCCTACGAGACGCAGGAGATCCCCGCCGAGCTCCGGGCCAAGGCCGAGGAGTACCGCGCGCAGCTGGTCGAGACGGTCGCCGAGACCGACGACGCGCTGCTCGAGAAGTTCTTCGGCGGCGAGGAGCTCACGATCGACGAGCTCAAGGCCGGCATCCGCAAGCTCGTCGTGAACAACGAGATCTACCCCGTCTACTGCGGCTCGGCCTTCAAGAACCGCGGCATCCAGCCGATGCTCGACGCGGTCGTCGACTTCCTCCCCAACCCGCTCGACATCGGCTCCATCGAGGCGCACGATCCGCGCGACGAGGAGATCGTCATCGAGCGCAAGCCGTCGGCGGACGAGCCGTTCTCGGCGCTCGCGTTCAAGATCGCCGTGCACCCGTTCTTCGGCCGGCTCACCTACGTCCGCGTCTACTCGGGCCAGCTCGACTCCGGTGCCCAGGTCATCAACTCGACCAAGGGCAAGAAGGAGCGCATCGGCAAGATCTTCCAGATGCACGCGAACAAGGAGATGCCGGTCGACAGCCTCACCGCGGGCAACATCTACGCGGTGATCGGCCTCAAGGACACCACGACGGGCGACACGCTCTCCGATCCGAGCAACCAGGTGGTGCTCGAGTCGATGACCTTCCCCGAGCCCGTGATCGAGGTGGCCATCGAGCCCAAGACCAAGGGCGACCAGGAGAAGCTCGGCGTCGCGATCCAGAAGCTCGCCGAGGAGGATCCGACCTTCCGCGTGAGCCTCAACGCGGAGACGGGCCAGACGGTCATCGCCGGCATGGGCGAGCTGCACCTCGACATCCTCGTGGACCGCATGAAGCGCGAGTTCAAGGTCGAGGCGAACGTGGGCAAGCCCCAGGTCGCCTACCGCGAGACCATCCGCCGCGAGGTGCCGAAGTACGACTACACCCACAAGAAGCAGACCGGCGGCTCCGGTCAGTTCGCGAAGGTGCAGATCTCGCTCGCCCCGCTCGACGCGGAAGAGGCCGGCGACAAGACCTACGAGTTCGAGGACAAGGTGACCGGCGGCCGCGTGCCGCGCGAGTACATCCCCTCGGTCGACGCGGGCATCCAGGACGCGATGCAGTACGGCATCCTGGCCGGCTTCCCGGTCGTCAACGTCAAGGCGCAGCTGCTCGACGGCCAGTACCACGACGTCGACTCCTCGGAGATGGCGTTCAAGATCGCCGGCTCCATGGCCTTCAAGGAGGCCGCCCGCCTCGCGCAGCCCGTGCTGCTCGAGCCGATGATGGCCGTCGAGGTCCGCACGCCCGAGGAGTACATGGGCGACGTCATCGGCGATCTGAACTCGCGTCGCGGGCAGGTGCAGTCGATGGAGGACGCGTCGGGCGTCAAGGTCGTCCGCGCGCTCGTCCCGCTGTCCGAGATGTTCGGGTACATCGGCGATCTGCGGTCCAAGACCAGCGGTCGCGCGGTGTTCTCGATGACCTTCGATTCCTACGCTGAGGTGCCGAAGGCCGTGGCCGAGGAGATCGTTCAGAAGGCTAAGGGCGAGTAA
- the rpsJ gene encoding 30S ribosomal protein S10 has product MAGQKIRIRLKSYDHEVIDSSARKIVDTVTRAGATVIGPVPLPTEKNVIAVIRSPHKYKDSREHFEKRTHKRLIDIVDPTPKAVDSLMRLDLPADVNIEIKL; this is encoded by the coding sequence ATGGCGGGACAGAAGATCCGCATCCGACTGAAGTCGTATGACCACGAGGTCATCGACAGCTCCGCGCGCAAGATCGTCGACACGGTGACCCGCGCGGGTGCGACCGTGATCGGCCCCGTGCCGCTTCCGACGGAGAAGAACGTGATCGCCGTGATCCGTTCGCCCCACAAGTACAAGGACAGCCGCGAGCACTTCGAGAAGCGCACGCACAAGCGCCTGATCGACATCGTCGATCCCACCCCGAAGGCCGTCGATTCGCTCATGCGCCTCGACCTGCCTGCCGACGTCAACATCGAGATCAAGCTCTAA